The following proteins are encoded in a genomic region of Rhodoferax aquaticus:
- a CDS encoding DUF1294 domain-containing protein — MRFSGKLKTWNDERGFGFIEPIQGGQEIFVHIKSFPSGTGRPTVGQILTFEIETASDGKKKARAVQYPPRQKTTQRSRKSSAAQWTFPRLLAIPTFLGIYVYVAFRWGFSVPVLLAYLGLSLVAFIAYAVDKSAAVSGRWRTSEQTLHLFSLAGGWPGALIAQQLLRHKTSKQSFVVVFWFTVVLNVGAFVAWNAGLIPVPRPGIA; from the coding sequence ATGCGATTCTCTGGAAAACTCAAGACTTGGAACGATGAGCGCGGCTTCGGCTTCATTGAACCCATACAAGGCGGTCAAGAAATTTTTGTCCACATCAAATCGTTCCCATCCGGAACTGGCCGCCCAACCGTAGGACAGATACTGACCTTTGAAATCGAAACCGCGTCAGACGGCAAGAAGAAGGCTCGTGCCGTCCAGTACCCGCCACGTCAGAAGACGACACAAAGGTCCAGAAAAAGCTCGGCAGCGCAGTGGACTTTTCCGCGCCTCTTGGCCATACCGACATTCCTCGGCATATACGTCTACGTCGCGTTTCGGTGGGGCTTTTCAGTACCTGTACTTCTCGCCTATTTGGGCCTTAGCCTAGTGGCCTTCATTGCATACGCAGTGGACAAGTCGGCCGCAGTATCAGGCCGCTGGAGAACATCAGAGCAAACATTGCATCTATTCTCTTTGGCAGGCGGCTGGCCCGGAGCCTTGATTGCACAGCAACTCCTGAGGCACAAAACAAGCAAGCAAAGCTTCGTTGTGGTGTTCTGGTTCACCGTGGTGCTCAACGTCGGAGCTTTCGTAGCTTGGAATGCCGGACTCATTCCTGTACCTCGGCCAGGCATTGCCTAG
- a CDS encoding valine--tRNA ligase yields MTEPLQQPGLNSLSKSFEPAALEAHWGPEWEQRGYGVAGFRGTQAPQADAPAFSIQLPPPNVTGTLHMGHAFNQTIMDSLTRYHRMRGFNTAWIPGTDHAGIATQIVVERQLQAQNISRHDMGPTPAEARKNFVSKVWEWKEKSGNTITTQMRRMGDTVDWSREYFTMDPKLSKTVTETFVQLYKQGLIYRGKRLVNWDPVLQSAVSDLEVENEERNSFMWHIEYPFSDGPQTAADGTPLRGMHIATTRPETMLADGALCVHPEDERYQHLIGKLVDLPLCDRKIPIIADDFVDRAFGSGCVKITGAHDFNDYACSQRHNLPLITIFTLDAKINSNGPAAYQGMDRYECRKAVLKDLEAQGFLQKAVPHKNMVPVCARTGQVVEPMLTDQWFVAVNKVGAGDATGKSIAQKAIDAVHSGEVKFVPENWINTYNQWMNNIQDWCISRQLWWGHQIPAWYDEQGNVYVARDEAEAQAQAPGKTLRRDDDVLDTWYSSALVPFSTMGWGNDGEGTGATDDYNLYLPSSTLVTGYDIIFFWVARMIMMTTHFTGRVPFKHVYIHGLVRDAEGKKMSKSEGNVLDPVDLIDGIALAPLLDKRSEGLRKPETAPQVRKKTEKEFPQGIPAFGADALRFTFASLASLGRSINFDSKRCEGYRNFCNKLWNATRFVLMNCEGQDCGLAEHSTAECATGEYLSFSPADRWIVSLLQKAEAQVAQGFEDYRLDNVANTIYDFVWNEFCDWYLEIAKVQIQTGNDAQQRATRRTLIRTLETILRLSHPITPFITEELWQKVSVVAGRSGPSIAIAAYPVSQPERIDEAAIAHVTKLKQLVDACRNLRGEMGVSPSTKLPLYVVANTPAETAFVQASGPVLQAMAKLNEVRVFDDAAAWAAAAQASPVAVVGEARICLFMEVDVAAEKIRLGKEVTRLEGEIARANGKLSNEAFVAKAPPAVIEQERKRVADFAATVAKMRDQLAQLEKQG; encoded by the coding sequence ATGACCGAACCCCTACAACAACCTGGGCTAAACAGCCTCTCCAAATCCTTCGAACCCGCAGCGTTGGAGGCCCATTGGGGCCCAGAGTGGGAACAACGCGGCTACGGTGTCGCTGGTTTCCGTGGCACCCAAGCGCCACAAGCCGATGCGCCCGCGTTTTCTATCCAGCTGCCGCCCCCCAATGTGACGGGCACGCTGCACATGGGCCATGCGTTTAACCAAACCATCATGGACTCGCTGACCCGTTACCACCGCATGCGGGGCTTCAATACAGCGTGGATTCCAGGCACCGACCATGCAGGCATTGCCACCCAAATCGTGGTGGAGCGCCAGCTGCAAGCCCAAAACATCAGCCGCCACGATATGGGTCCTACGCCCGCCGAGGCGCGCAAAAACTTTGTCTCCAAAGTGTGGGAGTGGAAAGAAAAAAGCGGCAACACCATCACCACCCAAATGCGCCGCATGGGCGACACGGTGGACTGGAGCCGTGAGTACTTCACCATGGACCCCAAGCTGTCCAAAACGGTGACCGAAACCTTTGTGCAGCTCTACAAGCAAGGCCTGATCTACCGTGGCAAGCGCTTGGTGAACTGGGACCCGGTGTTGCAAAGCGCGGTGAGCGACCTCGAAGTGGAAAACGAGGAACGCAACAGCTTTATGTGGCACATCGAGTACCCGTTTAGCGATGGCCCACAAACCGCTGCTGATGGCACGCCCCTGCGCGGCATGCACATTGCCACCACCCGCCCCGAGACCATGCTGGCCGACGGTGCACTGTGCGTACACCCTGAAGACGAGCGCTACCAGCACCTGATTGGCAAGCTGGTGGACCTGCCCCTGTGCGACCGCAAAATCCCCATCATTGCGGACGATTTTGTGGACCGCGCCTTTGGTAGCGGCTGCGTGAAGATCACCGGCGCGCACGACTTCAACGACTACGCCTGCTCCCAGCGCCACAATCTGCCGCTGATCACCATCTTCACGCTGGACGCCAAGATCAATAGCAACGGCCCTGCGGCTTATCAAGGCATGGACCGCTATGAGTGCCGCAAGGCCGTGCTCAAAGACTTGGAAGCCCAAGGCTTTTTGCAAAAAGCCGTACCGCACAAAAACATGGTGCCGGTCTGCGCACGTACCGGCCAAGTGGTCGAACCGATGCTGACCGACCAATGGTTTGTGGCAGTGAACAAAGTAGGCGCAGGCGATGCCACGGGCAAGTCCATCGCCCAAAAGGCGATTGACGCGGTGCACTCGGGCGAAGTGAAGTTTGTGCCCGAAAACTGGATCAACACCTACAACCAGTGGATGAACAACATCCAAGACTGGTGTATAAGCCGCCAACTCTGGTGGGGCCACCAAATCCCGGCCTGGTACGACGAGCAAGGCAATGTGTACGTCGCCCGCGATGAGGCAGAAGCGCAAGCCCAAGCACCGGGTAAAACGCTGCGCCGCGACGATGACGTGCTAGACACCTGGTACTCCAGCGCCTTGGTGCCCTTCAGCACGATGGGCTGGGGCAATGATGGCGAGGGCACCGGAGCCACCGACGACTACAACTTGTACCTGCCTAGCAGCACTTTGGTCACCGGCTACGACATCATCTTCTTCTGGGTCGCCCGCATGATCATGATGACCACCCACTTCACTGGGCGGGTGCCGTTCAAGCATGTGTACATCCACGGCCTGGTGCGCGACGCCGAAGGCAAGAAGATGAGCAAGTCCGAAGGCAATGTGCTGGACCCGGTGGACTTGATCGACGGCATTGCCTTGGCCCCTTTGCTGGACAAGCGCTCCGAAGGCCTGCGCAAGCCCGAGACAGCACCGCAAGTACGCAAGAAGACGGAAAAAGAGTTTCCCCAAGGCATTCCCGCATTCGGGGCGGACGCTTTGCGCTTTACCTTTGCCTCTTTGGCGTCCTTGGGCCGTAGCATTAACTTTGACTCCAAGCGCTGCGAAGGCTATCGCAACTTCTGCAACAAGCTGTGGAACGCCACCCGCTTTGTACTGATGAACTGCGAAGGCCAGGATTGCGGCTTGGCAGAGCACAGCACGGCCGAATGCGCCACAGGCGAATACCTGAGCTTCAGCCCAGCAGACCGCTGGATTGTGTCGCTCTTGCAAAAGGCGGAAGCCCAAGTGGCCCAAGGCTTTGAAGACTACCGTCTGGACAATGTTGCCAACACGATCTACGACTTTGTGTGGAACGAGTTCTGCGATTGGTACCTGGAAATTGCCAAAGTGCAAATTCAGACCGGCAATGACGCGCAACAACGCGCCACCCGCCGCACCCTGATTCGCACCCTAGAAACCATTTTGCGTTTGTCCCACCCCATCACGCCCTTCATCACCGAAGAGCTGTGGCAAAAGGTGTCCGTGGTTGCCGGTCGCTCTGGCCCATCCATCGCCATTGCGGCCTACCCTGTGAGCCAGCCTGAGCGCATTGACGAGGCAGCCATTGCCCATGTCACCAAGCTCAAGCAATTGGTAGACGCTTGCCGCAATCTGCGTGGCGAGATGGGTGTGTCGCCGTCCACCAAGCTGCCTTTGTATGTGGTGGCCAACACCCCCGCAGAAACCGCGTTTGTGCAAGCCAGCGGCCCTGTGTTGCAGGCCATGGCCAAACTCAACGAAGTGCGGGTGTTTGACGACGCGGCTGCGTGGGCTGCCGCTGCACAAGCTTCACCGGTGGCCGTGGTCGGCGAAGCCCGTATCTGCCTGTTCATGGAAGTGGACGTGGCCGCTGAGAAGATTCGCTTAGGCAAAGAAGTGACCCGATTGGAAGGTGAGATCGCCCGTGCCAACGGCAAGCTGTCCAACGAAGCCTTTGTGGCCAAAGCACCGCCTGCTGTGATCGAGCAAGAACGCAAACGGGTGGCAGACTTTGCCGCCACCGTTGCAAAAATGCGTGACCAATTGGCGCAGTTGGAAAAGCAAGGCTAA
- a CDS encoding sulfurtransferase TusA family protein produces MQIDKEIDTRGLNCPLPILKAKKALSELQSGQVLKVVSTDSGSIRDFQAFAKQTGNELLEQQTVEKDYIHVLRRR; encoded by the coding sequence ATGCAAATAGACAAAGAAATTGACACCCGCGGGCTGAATTGCCCCTTGCCTATTTTGAAGGCCAAAAAAGCACTGTCTGAATTGCAAAGTGGGCAGGTCTTGAAGGTGGTGTCCACCGACAGTGGCTCGATCCGTGATTTTCAGGCGTTTGCCAAGCAAACCGGTAACGAGTTGCTGGAGCAGCAGACGGTAGAAAAAGACTACATCCACGTTTTGCGCAGGCGCTGA
- a CDS encoding NUDIX hydrolase: protein MATNFVYCPQCATPLQHITRMEDGGDTTRLRCTACDFTHWNNPTPVLAAVIEYHGQILLARNAAWSGKAFALITGFMEAGETPEDGIRREIAEETALRTDSLSLIGVYDFQRMNQIIIAYHAVCQGDVRLSPELVEYRLFAPEKVKCWPSGTGYALADWLKGRGYAPEFVEWPKPDAAVQAT, encoded by the coding sequence ATGGCGACCAATTTTGTGTATTGCCCGCAGTGCGCAACTCCCTTGCAGCACATCACGCGGATGGAAGATGGTGGTGACACCACGCGCTTGCGTTGCACAGCCTGCGACTTTACGCACTGGAACAACCCCACGCCCGTGTTGGCTGCAGTCATTGAGTACCACGGGCAAATCTTGCTGGCGCGCAATGCGGCTTGGAGTGGCAAGGCTTTCGCCCTGATTACCGGGTTTATGGAAGCCGGCGAAACCCCAGAAGACGGCATACGCAGGGAGATTGCCGAGGAAACCGCCTTGCGCACGGACTCCTTGTCTTTGATTGGCGTGTACGACTTTCAGCGGATGAACCAAATCATCATCGCCTACCACGCGGTGTGCCAAGGGGATGTGCGTTTGTCGCCTGAACTGGTGGAGTACCGCCTGTTTGCACCGGAGAAGGTGAAGTGCTGGCCGTCGGGCACCGGCTATGCCTTGGCGGATTGGCTGAAGGGGCGGGGCTATGCGCCTGAGTTTGTGGAGTGGCCCAAGCCAGATGCCGCGGTGCAGGCCACGTAG